The following nucleotide sequence is from Caldicellulosiruptor saccharolyticus DSM 8903.
TCCCAAGTAGCTAATCATGTCAGCTCTTTTGATATTCAAAAAATCAAGTGCAATTTTCTTTGCCTCATCCCTATTGATTACACTCTCTGGAAGTCCTCTTGGTACCTGCCTTGCAATGTGGTCAGAAAAAGGTCCATCATATATCAGCGTTGGATAGTCTTTAAAACCTGCTTCCACTGCAAGCATACGACTACTTGTGACATTTTGGCTAATCCTTCTAAACCTTGACGTTCCAACTGTTCTGACCTCACCCCATCTGAGTCTGCCCTGGCTTATTTCAATTGCAAGTTCATTTAAGTTTTTACTAAGCTTATCAGCGTAGCTGCGAAGTTTTGCAAGTTGTGCTCTTTGTTCTTTAGTTTCCTTTTTGCCGCTCATAAGTTGTTTAGAAAGTGAAAAACTCAAATCACCCACCTGGGTCAGATACTTTGCTGTTCTCTCAAGTGCAACGTTGTTTTCTATTGGAAGCTGACCAAGGTTTTCCTGGGCAGCAAAGGCGTTTCTCCAAACCTCTGTATATAAAGCTGCTCTTTGTCTGTCATCGTTTGATACTTCAGCCTTTGACAAAAGTGCTTGGATATTTTGAACATACCCTACCATATCAAAAAAGGCCCTGTGCCACATATTAGTGAGGTAATTGTGATAGTTTGCTTTACCTCGATACTGATTTACCCCCCAAAGGGCTACAATCACTAAAACTCCTATTACAACTGCCATAATACTCCAAAGTCTCACACTTTTAAGTCTTTCTCTTAACTCCTTATATCCACCTAAAATACTCAAATCAAACTCACCTCTTTAAGTTTTATAAAATTTGAATCTATGGAGTTTAAACCTGTTATTTTGCAAATCTGTGTTTACCAATTACAAGCACAACCTTTCTACTCCATATCCATCTATTTGTAGTCTTTGCAGGATTGTAGTAATAAATGCATCCATTTGTTGGATCCCAACCATTTAGCGCATCTCTTGCAGCTTTTAGAGCAGTAGGTTCAAGCTTTGCATTAATTTGCCCATCTGTTACAGATGTAAAGGCACCAGGTTGGTAAATTACACCACTTATTGTCTTTGGAAAACCCGGATGCTTTGTTCTATTGATTATAACCGCTCCAATTGCTACCTGACCAATATATGGCTCACCTCTTGCCTCACCATTTATAACTCTTGCTAATAAATATAAATCTTTGTTTTGATAATTTGTTGATGCTTGAGTTGCAATGGAATCCTGTCGAACCTCTTTTTCACTTTTTTCAAGGGCTTTTTCGAGTCTTTTTTCAATTTTTTCATCATTTGTTCTTTTAATATCATAAATAAACTTTGCTGAGTAGACACTTAAGAGAAACCCTATTATCAATAAGATGATGAAAATGGTATACTTTTTTAGTAGCTTGCTCACCTTTCCAAAACCCCCAAGTCAAAATTCTTTTTAAAATTATTTTTTGTAAGCTTGTGTTTATTATTCAGCTTTGTGATAAAATAAATTTAAATTAAGTTTTCGATAAAAAAACGAGGTAAGAGAAAACATGAACATTTTGATACTGAGCCTTGATGCCGGTGGTGGACATTTTGCTGCTTCAAACGCATTGAAAACTGCATTTTTGCAAAAAGATCCCCAAGCAAAAGTTGAAATTGTAGACACCCTTAAGATTATAAGTCCAATATTAGATAAGTTGGCTGTTGGAACATATTTGAAAGCTATTAAAACAGTTCCATTTATATACGGTCTTGTTTATGATTCAACAGACAAAGACCCACCTACACGCTTTAGCAAGGCAATTTATGAAAAATTT
It contains:
- the ypeB gene encoding germination protein YpeB, whose protein sequence is MSILGGYKELRERLKSVRLWSIMAVVIGVLVIVALWGVNQYRGKANYHNYLTNMWHRAFFDMVGYVQNIQALLSKAEVSNDDRQRAALYTEVWRNAFAAQENLGQLPIENNVALERTAKYLTQVGDLSFSLSKQLMSGKKETKEQRAQLAKLRSYADKLSKNLNELAIEISQGRLRWGEVRTVGTSRFRRISQNVTSSRMLAVEAGFKDYPTLIYDGPFSDHIARQVPRGLPESVINRDEAKKIALDFLNIKRADMISYLGLSGDKIKTFNFEIIPDRMARDRTITVAVSKKGGKVIWMIDNRATSAPKIGVSRAKENALRFLKSKGFTNMVDTFYLKQDNTALINYIYQQNGVKIYPDMVKVRIALDTGQVVGFDAAAYYMSHTNRKIPKPIITEAQARKLMSKNFDIQSVSLSIIPLESGREVFTYEFMGKYDRKYFADYINAITGKEENILEIIKDPNGILSM
- a CDS encoding cell wall hydrolase, translating into MSKLLKKYTIFIILLIIGFLLSVYSAKFIYDIKRTNDEKIEKRLEKALEKSEKEVRQDSIATQASTNYQNKDLYLLARVINGEARGEPYIGQVAIGAVIINRTKHPGFPKTISGVIYQPGAFTSVTDGQINAKLEPTALKAARDALNGWDPTNGCIYYYNPAKTTNRWIWSRKVVLVIGKHRFAK